The SAR324 cluster bacterium genome has a segment encoding these proteins:
- a CDS encoding AAA family ATPase — MFVHPDYEIHELINESSHSEVFRAVRKQDSLSVILKRLKGEHPSADAVARFKNGYDLLAKNQMEGVIQVFGLEPVNNTWMIVFEDFGGISLADLLNRPRQDLSALLNIGARIAETLDRLHRRRLIHKDIQPSNILWKSETGEIRLIDFGLASQLSREVASMLNPNQLEGSLVYISPEQTGRVNQSIDHRTDLYSLGMVLYHLATGRVPFLTSDPLELVHCHLAQVPPSPQQLNHNIPEVLSAIILKLLEKSPDRRYQTASGLLSDLNQCLESLEQHGILVSFEPGIHDLSEQLRQTQPFYGREREEATLSDALTRVVQGAFETILLEGPPGLGKTSLLDTLERHSMEQHCLSVRIKFDSLRHHIPYAGILNGFQELIRQLNSQNEDSVIRWKQRLNKALRPNAQLLMEVIPELATLLGPQPDVPEMPARESANRFMWVMLNFIQTFCRKENPLVLFLDDAHYADGASLRLLLQLVRNPLLQHLLVVLTYCQPEPSEDSVFAQFSEKISSREGAITRLVLPLLDKEQTGKMIRDMLSSTSQNIQPLTAICYQKTGGNPFFLKQFLQNLHEEKIIFFDQKLKQWSWDPELLRRHPVTENIMEFLLQKVHKLPESSRRILQRISCIGDHFDFGLLEVISHEPPETLRAVLKEMTQEELLLPVVHAFKELGESRSWEGFRGDSVSSVSFHAEYQFTHPRIREMVYAMLTDSVRKQIHLEIGWWLLENMNLKEPGDELFDVVNHLNLGRALISDSAQKLRLAELNWQSGQKMKFAASLQPQNNYFQIGLEMLEPGCWETHYSLTLGLYEETAEIAASNHDFSREEWLTDQIIDHARNLLDEVRAYEIRIQSYVSQNKMKEAITSALLILARLEIKLPEHPKKIHVVNAFMRTKRILAGKTTGELLNLPETTDPHKLAAARIGSKLAFAAFVAAPELLPLLVFDRVCSSIIYGNTPLSAYGYAAYGMILCGPLGEINSGYEFGQLALNLMDQFPSAEIRPGILFIVNTCIVPWKQHVRDTMAPLLEAWQLGIETGNFEYAALAAMSYCVHAYLAGKELNTLEQEMKRYADSLRQIRQDTILQFHQIGMQAVSNLLTNHTTPWMLTGDHFNEETMISYYEKIHNHVALSIVYINKLVLAYMFGHHAEALEWCKQTKKYLESGVSIHTIPIFYMIDSLIKLAVYADGLSNSATPRMHLLHYVPSNQRKLKKWADHAPQNFMHRYLLVEAERAAVAGKNKKAMELYDEAIETATTHQYLQDAAVANERAARFYLKNGNEKIARIYLQEARYGFEKWGASAKVTHLRNTYPDLLTLGRAAPQSAEENQSMESLDLVSVMKVTQVLSGEINLHVLLQKMMAIMIENAGAQQGALLLNMDGEWQIVSRGVLEQNQVHVSQMQTRYDHQSSQNPFPSTVVDHVIQTRTPVVLDHATNHGSFTDHEYVLANKVQSVLCLPLLYQGSLTGVLYLENNLVAGVFHENRLKMLRWISAQIAISLENARLYKTVQDSLSHQMRLTQAYSRFVPDEFLNVLGKESIVDVELGDQVEKEMSILFSDIRDFTSLSERMTPRENFDFINLFLGQMEPVIREHSGFIDKYIGDAIMALFPTNADDAVRGANAMLRKLVLLNHLRNRTGQPPIRIGIGLNTGRLMLGTVGGKKRMDGTVISDAVNLAARLENLTKTYGASLLISEYTFSRLKNPSVYMVRIIDKVRVKGKNIAVSVFDVFDAALPEVQERKQATLKRFETAISHFYLREFKEARELFLSCHAEDNKDKATSIYLERCDQCLKHGELVFNNGIFEFQTK; from the coding sequence ATGTTTGTTCATCCGGATTATGAGATTCACGAACTGATCAACGAAAGCAGTCATTCTGAAGTCTTTCGCGCTGTCAGAAAACAAGACAGCCTCAGTGTGATTCTCAAGCGACTCAAGGGGGAACATCCTTCGGCTGACGCGGTGGCACGCTTCAAAAATGGTTATGACCTGCTGGCTAAAAACCAGATGGAAGGTGTCATTCAGGTTTTTGGGCTGGAGCCTGTCAACAACACCTGGATGATTGTTTTTGAAGACTTCGGCGGGATTTCTCTGGCCGATCTTCTGAACAGGCCTCGTCAGGATCTTTCCGCTCTGCTGAACATTGGCGCGCGTATTGCGGAGACGCTCGACCGGTTGCACCGTCGTCGGTTGATCCACAAGGATATCCAACCGTCAAACATCCTCTGGAAATCTGAGACAGGAGAAATCCGTCTGATTGATTTTGGGTTGGCAAGCCAGTTGTCACGGGAAGTTGCCTCAATGCTCAATCCCAATCAGTTGGAAGGTTCGCTGGTGTATATTTCACCGGAACAGACCGGGCGTGTGAATCAAAGCATTGATCACCGCACAGACCTTTATTCGCTGGGAATGGTCCTGTATCATCTTGCTACAGGCAGAGTCCCTTTTTTAACCAGCGACCCTCTCGAACTGGTGCATTGCCATCTGGCTCAGGTGCCACCATCCCCACAACAGTTGAATCATAATATTCCTGAAGTTTTGTCTGCCATTATCCTCAAACTGCTTGAAAAATCTCCGGACCGTCGCTACCAGACAGCCTCCGGACTGCTGTCCGATCTGAATCAGTGTCTGGAATCTCTGGAACAGCATGGAATCCTGGTGTCGTTTGAACCCGGAATTCATGACCTTTCCGAACAACTCAGACAGACGCAACCCTTTTATGGCCGGGAACGTGAAGAAGCCACTCTGTCAGACGCACTCACACGGGTGGTTCAGGGAGCCTTTGAAACTATCTTGCTGGAAGGTCCACCGGGACTTGGAAAAACCAGTCTGCTGGACACACTGGAACGGCACTCCATGGAACAGCATTGCCTCAGTGTCAGAATTAAATTTGATTCGCTCAGGCATCACATCCCCTATGCCGGAATTTTGAACGGATTTCAGGAGTTGATCCGGCAGTTGAATTCACAAAATGAAGACAGTGTGATTCGCTGGAAACAACGCCTCAACAAAGCACTGCGCCCCAATGCACAGCTCCTGATGGAGGTGATTCCCGAACTGGCGACACTGCTGGGGCCCCAGCCTGATGTGCCTGAAATGCCAGCTCGTGAATCGGCCAATCGATTCATGTGGGTCATGCTTAATTTCATTCAGACCTTCTGCCGTAAGGAAAATCCACTGGTCCTGTTTCTGGATGATGCCCACTATGCGGACGGTGCGTCACTCAGGTTGCTTCTGCAACTGGTCCGGAATCCGTTGCTCCAGCATCTGCTGGTTGTGCTGACCTATTGCCAGCCGGAACCTTCGGAAGATTCTGTGTTTGCGCAATTTTCTGAAAAAATTTCTTCACGTGAAGGTGCGATCACGCGTTTGGTATTACCACTGCTGGACAAGGAACAAACCGGAAAAATGATTCGGGATATGCTCAGTTCCACCTCTCAGAACATCCAACCGCTTACAGCCATCTGTTATCAGAAAACAGGAGGAAACCCGTTTTTTCTGAAACAGTTTCTGCAAAATCTGCATGAAGAAAAAATCATATTTTTTGATCAGAAACTGAAACAGTGGTCCTGGGATCCGGAACTGTTGAGACGGCATCCGGTGACAGAAAACATCATGGAGTTTCTGCTCCAGAAAGTTCATAAGCTTCCCGAATCATCCCGACGGATTTTGCAACGGATTTCATGCATCGGCGACCATTTTGATTTTGGCCTGCTGGAAGTGATCAGTCATGAACCACCTGAAACCTTGCGGGCGGTACTGAAAGAAATGACACAGGAAGAATTGCTTTTGCCTGTGGTGCATGCCTTCAAGGAACTGGGAGAATCACGCTCATGGGAAGGTTTTCGCGGAGATTCCGTTTCAAGTGTCTCCTTCCATGCCGAATATCAGTTTACGCATCCCCGGATCAGGGAAATGGTTTATGCCATGCTGACAGATTCTGTACGGAAACAGATTCATCTGGAAATCGGCTGGTGGCTTCTGGAAAATATGAATCTCAAGGAACCGGGCGATGAACTGTTTGATGTGGTCAATCACCTGAATCTCGGGCGTGCGCTCATCAGTGACAGTGCGCAAAAATTACGTCTGGCGGAACTCAACTGGCAGTCAGGGCAGAAAATGAAATTTGCCGCGTCGCTTCAGCCACAGAACAATTATTTTCAGATCGGGCTGGAAATGCTGGAACCCGGATGCTGGGAAACACATTATTCCCTGACGCTGGGGCTTTATGAAGAAACCGCGGAGATTGCCGCGTCCAATCATGATTTTTCCCGTGAGGAATGGTTGACAGACCAGATTATCGATCATGCCCGAAATCTGCTGGATGAGGTCAGAGCTTATGAAATTCGTATCCAGTCGTATGTTTCACAAAATAAAATGAAAGAAGCCATTACCTCGGCTCTTCTGATTCTGGCAAGGTTGGAAATAAAACTGCCTGAACATCCAAAAAAAATCCATGTGGTGAATGCTTTCATGAGAACCAAACGGATTCTTGCCGGGAAAACGACCGGGGAACTTCTGAACCTTCCAGAAACAACCGATCCGCATAAACTGGCGGCGGCCCGTATTGGTTCAAAGCTTGCGTTTGCGGCGTTTGTGGCCGCGCCGGAATTGTTGCCCCTGTTGGTGTTTGATCGGGTGTGTTCCTCCATCATTTATGGAAATACGCCGTTGTCGGCCTATGGTTATGCGGCGTATGGTATGATTCTGTGTGGTCCGCTGGGGGAAATCAACTCTGGCTATGAATTTGGCCAATTGGCCTTGAACCTCATGGATCAATTCCCTTCGGCGGAAATCAGACCCGGCATTCTGTTTATTGTCAACACCTGTATTGTGCCCTGGAAACAGCATGTGCGGGATACCATGGCACCCTTGCTGGAAGCCTGGCAACTTGGCATAGAAACCGGAAATTTTGAATATGCGGCACTGGCGGCCATGAGTTACTGCGTTCATGCCTATCTGGCGGGAAAAGAACTGAACACGCTGGAACAGGAAATGAAACGTTATGCGGATTCCCTGCGTCAGATCCGGCAAGATACTATTCTGCAATTTCATCAGATTGGCATGCAGGCTGTCTCGAATCTGCTCACCAATCACACCACGCCCTGGATGCTGACAGGAGATCACTTCAACGAAGAAACGATGATTTCCTACTACGAGAAAATACACAATCATGTCGCGTTGAGTATTGTCTACATCAACAAACTCGTCCTCGCGTATATGTTCGGACATCATGCCGAAGCACTGGAATGGTGCAAACAAACCAAGAAATATCTGGAGTCCGGGGTTTCAATTCATACCATTCCAATTTTTTACATGATCGATTCCCTGATAAAACTGGCAGTCTATGCTGACGGCTTGTCCAACAGCGCCACCCCCAGAATGCATCTGCTGCATTATGTGCCATCCAATCAGCGGAAGCTCAAAAAATGGGCCGATCATGCCCCTCAGAATTTCATGCATCGTTATCTGCTGGTTGAAGCCGAACGGGCCGCTGTTGCCGGAAAAAACAAAAAAGCGATGGAACTTTATGATGAGGCCATTGAAACAGCCACCACGCATCAGTATCTTCAGGATGCGGCTGTTGCCAATGAAAGGGCCGCCCGGTTTTATCTGAAAAACGGCAATGAAAAAATTGCCAGAATTTATTTGCAGGAAGCACGCTACGGCTTTGAAAAATGGGGCGCATCCGCCAAAGTCACTCATTTGCGAAACACTTATCCTGATCTGCTCACTCTCGGGAGAGCCGCACCTCAATCCGCTGAAGAAAACCAATCCATGGAATCGCTCGATCTGGTGTCTGTCATGAAAGTGACACAGGTCTTGTCCGGAGAAATCAATCTGCATGTTCTGCTCCAGAAAATGATGGCCATCATGATTGAAAACGCTGGCGCCCAACAAGGTGCTCTTTTGCTGAACATGGATGGTGAGTGGCAGATTGTTTCCAGAGGTGTGCTGGAACAGAATCAGGTCCATGTGTCACAGATGCAGACACGTTACGACCACCAGTCCAGTCAGAATCCATTTCCCTCAACCGTGGTGGATCATGTGATTCAGACCCGCACCCCCGTAGTGCTGGATCATGCCACCAACCATGGCTCCTTCACCGATCACGAATATGTGCTGGCAAACAAGGTTCAGTCTGTTTTGTGCCTGCCGTTGTTGTATCAGGGGAGCCTGACAGGTGTTCTGTATCTGGAAAATAATCTGGTTGCGGGAGTCTTTCATGAAAACAGACTGAAAATGCTGCGTTGGATCTCGGCACAGATTGCCATCTCCCTGGAAAACGCCCGACTTTACAAAACGGTGCAGGATTCGCTCAGTCATCAGATGCGCCTCACTCAGGCTTACAGCCGGTTTGTGCCGGATGAATTTCTCAATGTTCTTGGCAAGGAAAGCATTGTTGATGTGGAGCTGGGAGATCAGGTTGAAAAAGAAATGAGCATTCTGTTTTCTGACATACGTGATTTCACCTCGCTTTCTGAGCGAATGACACCCCGTGAAAATTTTGATTTTATCAATCTGTTTCTAGGGCAGATGGAACCTGTGATCAGGGAACATTCAGGCTTCATTGATAAATATATTGGAGACGCCATCATGGCTCTGTTTCCAACCAATGCTGACGATGCGGTCAGAGGCGCAAACGCCATGCTCAGAAAACTGGTTTTGCTCAATCATCTTCGCAACCGCACAGGGCAACCACCGATCCGCATCGGCATAGGCCTCAACACAGGCCGACTCATGCTGGGAACCGTTGGCGGGAAAAAACGGATGGATGGAACGGTCATCAGCGATGCGGTCAATCTGGCGGCAAGACTGGAAAATCTGACCAAAACCTATGGAGCCTCCCTGCTGATCAGCGAATACACGTTTTCACGTTTGAAAAATCCCTCTGTGTATATGGTTCGCATCATTGACAAGGTTCGTGTGAAGGGGAAAAACATCGCGGTGAGTGTGTTTGATGTGTTTGATGCGGCACTGCCAGAAGTTCAGGAGCGTAAACAGGCCACCCTCAAACGGTTTGAAACGGCGATTTCCCATTTTTATCTGCGGGAATTCAAGGAAGCCAGGGAACTGTTTCTGTCCTGTCATGCGGAAGACAACAAGGATAAAGCCACCTCCATCTATCTCGAACGTTGCGATCAGTGCCTCAAGCATGGGGAACTGGTGTTCAACAATGGAATTTTTGAATTTCAAACCAAATAA
- a CDS encoding TrkH family potassium uptake protein, producing MNTSVIIKIPGGILILNGLSMLLPLPVSLWTHDGSFLVFVSCGSLGLLLGGTLWKLGKTHHSMSFREANLSLILSWLTVVGFSSLPFLFLGNFSFTNAWFESISAVTTTGFTITNPESLTPGLSFWRGFLQFLGGGMVLSMFLLFMPALGIMPDLSIYKPDSSIRSHTMFRLSPDLIKNLVLLWIIYVGLVLLEFFLLWLAGMELLDAIGHAFGTLSTTGSPLKQESVKNFSPAIQWIITVFMILGGGNFLLYTSLVQKNFIKIGQCSELYWYLGILGGMSLIVTLVLLNTDGFSLESGIRAASFQTVSIMTSTGYVTQDYQLWPQNVQALLFLAMFTGRCLGSTGSGIRIIHMVILLQYLLSTGKRVLQPLAIAPIRTGGKTLDSELLYNILGFVAAHLFLVVVGGMLLSWVDDMNYISAFSRSISSLWNLGVGFNEAGPFLSQNEVSSFGKWIMGGWMLLGRLEIIPFMLLLHPPFWKRQGSSF from the coding sequence ATGAATACCTCAGTGATTATTAAAATTCCGGGTGGCATTTTGATTCTGAACGGACTCAGTATGCTTCTCCCCCTGCCTGTCAGTTTGTGGACCCATGATGGCAGTTTTCTGGTATTTGTCTCATGTGGCAGCCTTGGATTGCTGCTGGGTGGAACTCTGTGGAAACTGGGGAAAACACATCATTCCATGAGTTTTCGTGAAGCCAATCTCAGCTTGATTCTGTCATGGTTGACCGTTGTGGGATTTTCATCCTTGCCGTTTCTTTTTCTTGGAAATTTTTCTTTCACCAATGCATGGTTTGAAAGCATTTCCGCGGTTACAACGACTGGTTTCACCATCACAAATCCTGAATCCTTGACTCCCGGACTCAGCTTCTGGCGCGGTTTTCTTCAATTCCTTGGCGGTGGCATGGTCTTGAGCATGTTTCTGCTGTTTATGCCGGCATTGGGCATCATGCCCGATCTTTCCATCTATAAACCCGATTCCAGTATCCGTAGCCACACCATGTTCAGGTTGTCACCTGATCTGATCAAAAATCTCGTTCTGCTCTGGATCATTTATGTCGGCCTTGTGTTACTAGAGTTTTTCCTGTTATGGCTTGCTGGAATGGAACTGCTTGACGCCATCGGTCATGCATTCGGAACGTTGTCTACCACTGGTTCTCCCTTAAAACAAGAAAGTGTCAAAAATTTTAGTCCGGCCATTCAGTGGATTATCACTGTCTTCATGATACTTGGTGGAGGCAATTTTTTGCTATACACATCATTGGTTCAGAAAAATTTTATTAAAATCGGACAATGTTCAGAATTATACTGGTATCTGGGTATTTTGGGTGGAATGAGCCTCATTGTCACACTGGTTTTGCTCAACACCGACGGGTTTTCCCTGGAGTCAGGGATCAGAGCCGCGTCTTTTCAGACAGTCTCAATCATGACCTCCACAGGCTATGTCACCCAAGACTACCAGTTATGGCCGCAAAATGTTCAAGCGCTTTTGTTTCTGGCGATGTTTACCGGTCGTTGTCTGGGGTCTACCGGAAGCGGAATCAGGATTATTCATATGGTGATTCTCTTGCAATATCTGCTTTCCACAGGGAAAAGAGTGCTACAACCTTTGGCTATTGCGCCTATCCGCACCGGAGGAAAAACTCTGGATTCAGAACTTTTATACAATATTCTGGGATTTGTGGCGGCGCACCTGTTTCTGGTAGTGGTTGGTGGAATGTTGTTATCCTGGGTGGATGATATGAATTATATCAGTGCTTTTTCCAGATCCATTTCATCCCTGTGGAATCTTGGTGTTGGTTTCAATGAGGCCGGTCCGTTTTTGTCACAGAATGAAGTCTCGAGTTTTGGGAAATGGATTATGGGTGGTTGGATGCTGTTGGGACGTCTTGAAATCATTCCGTTTATGCTATTGCTTCACCCCCCCTTCTGGAAACGGCAGGGTTCCTCCTTTTAG
- a CDS encoding CbiX/SirB N-terminal domain-containing protein, whose amino-acid sequence MTQFSTDSKEAIILVAHGTRNPDDSRVLWQYQEKLSDALQTAVYVGFEEFLSPSTNDAVAHAVADGYLKLKVLPYFLFESSHIKQKLTEALERLRETWPHVEISRCGAVGYDDRMVEILKDRASVMVMTK is encoded by the coding sequence ATGACGCAATTTTCAACAGATTCAAAGGAAGCCATCATTCTGGTCGCACATGGCACCCGAAATCCCGATGATTCAAGGGTTTTGTGGCAATATCAGGAAAAACTTTCAGACGCGTTGCAGACAGCGGTCTATGTCGGCTTTGAGGAATTTCTTAGTCCGTCTACCAACGATGCTGTGGCCCACGCTGTAGCGGATGGCTATTTAAAACTCAAGGTATTACCCTATTTTCTGTTTGAAAGCTCACACATCAAACAAAAATTAACCGAAGCCTTGGAACGCCTGCGTGAAACGTGGCCTCATGTCGAAATTTCAAGGTGTGGTGCGGTGGGCTATGATGATCGTATGGTGGAAATTTTGAAAGATCGGGCATCTGTTATGGTCATGACAAAATGA
- a CDS encoding BolA/IbaG family iron-sulfur metabolism protein, which translates to MRVQERIEGKLKNHFSPTHLEVHNESHKHHVPPGSESHFKVIVVSEKFAGQRLKDRHQQVYTCLAEEMSGQIHALAIQAKTLEEWNRSSQQFETPNCLGGSKHDPVTPAALKH; encoded by the coding sequence ATGCGAGTGCAAGAGAGAATTGAAGGAAAATTAAAAAATCATTTCAGTCCCACCCATCTGGAAGTTCATAATGAAAGTCACAAACACCATGTGCCTCCCGGTTCAGAGTCGCATTTCAAGGTGATTGTGGTTTCTGAGAAGTTTGCCGGACAACGTCTGAAAGACAGACATCAGCAGGTTTACACCTGTCTTGCGGAGGAAATGTCGGGGCAGATCCATGCGCTTGCGATTCAGGCAAAAACCCTGGAGGAATGGAACCGATCCTCACAACAGTTTGAAACTCCAAACTGTCTTGGTGGCAGCAAACATGACCCGGTCACACCAGCAGCATTGAAACATTGA
- a CDS encoding fused response regulator/phosphatase, whose amino-acid sequence MSQNRNILFVDDEDSIRDAYKTILAPSQQRSSRRMARTGGGSEKPEYNLFFAESGERAVEIFKEQLAKGDPIGMGFFDMIMPGGIDGAETIKQIRQIDSRITCVIVTAYADRDPKEIREFFDDQSMWLYLNKPFNDGEIKQLAANMMRSWNLRREVEDYSTHMESLVKQRTEQLNAELEKVAIVQRDLLPHRLPKHPNLEVSAYYQTCVDLGGGGDYYDLIELPDNKLGIAVADASGHGPSAACIMAITRAMFRDVAKTGSSPGTVLEQVNDKVEGNYPRGNFVTIFYGILDLLTGEMVSANSAHPFPVYGKKGKFEVMEGPTGMILGMFNGGKYEEARHKLQPGDHLLVFTDGLEEHKNAEREEFGYERILATCAEYGDLPPQQFIENIVKTADAFRPDLPREDDFTFVNIRWTPQS is encoded by the coding sequence ATGAGTCAAAACAGAAACATACTATTTGTGGATGATGAAGACAGCATCCGTGATGCCTACAAAACCATTCTCGCACCATCGCAACAACGCTCTTCCCGGCGGATGGCACGTACCGGCGGAGGTTCTGAAAAACCGGAATATAATCTGTTTTTTGCGGAATCCGGAGAACGGGCTGTTGAAATTTTCAAGGAACAACTGGCAAAAGGTGATCCCATCGGAATGGGATTTTTCGATATGATCATGCCGGGCGGCATTGATGGTGCGGAAACCATTAAACAGATCAGGCAGATTGATTCCAGGATCACCTGCGTGATTGTTACCGCATATGCGGACCGTGACCCGAAAGAGATCCGGGAGTTTTTTGACGATCAATCCATGTGGCTGTATCTGAACAAACCATTCAACGATGGTGAGATCAAGCAATTGGCCGCCAACATGATGCGTAGCTGGAATTTAAGACGGGAAGTTGAAGATTACAGCACCCATATGGAATCACTGGTCAAGCAACGAACTGAACAATTGAACGCGGAACTGGAAAAAGTGGCCATTGTCCAGCGAGATCTTTTGCCTCATCGTCTGCCCAAACATCCCAATCTGGAAGTCTCGGCCTACTACCAGACCTGTGTTGATCTTGGCGGTGGCGGTGATTATTATGATCTCATTGAATTGCCTGACAACAAGCTGGGGATTGCGGTGGCGGATGCCTCAGGACATGGTCCCAGTGCGGCTTGTATCATGGCAATCACCCGTGCGATGTTCCGGGATGTCGCCAAAACCGGCTCATCCCCGGGCACAGTCCTGGAACAAGTGAATGACAAAGTGGAAGGCAATTATCCAAGAGGAAATTTTGTGACCATTTTTTATGGAATTCTGGATTTGTTGACCGGTGAAATGGTGTCTGCCAACTCAGCCCATCCTTTTCCTGTGTATGGAAAAAAAGGGAAATTTGAGGTCATGGAAGGTCCAACCGGTATGATTCTGGGGATGTTCAACGGTGGGAAATATGAGGAAGCCCGACATAAACTTCAACCGGGAGACCATCTGCTGGTATTCACGGATGGCTTGGAAGAACACAAAAACGCGGAACGTGAAGAATTTGGTTATGAACGTATTTTGGCTACCTGTGCGGAATATGGGGATTTACCACCTCAGCAGTTTATTGAAAATATTGTGAAAACCGCTGACGCATTTAGACCTGATCTGCCACGCGAAGATGATTTTACTTTTGTAAATATTCGTTGGACTCCACAATCGTAA